One window from the genome of Brachyspira hampsonii encodes:
- a CDS encoding flavodoxin domain-containing protein: MSNKIAVLYKSKYGTTRTYAKWIADKVHGDLYNIDNVTFQNLDTYDFIVFAGALYAGKLSSAKGIKKFYSKLKGRKNLYCVIVGLTNPEDKETYNNAVNQNFKADDRENMKFYFLRGSLDFDKLKIHHALMMYMLKRIISAKAIKTEDEKALLENYGKKIDFLNKTSIEEIVLDIKNKIKELQNK, from the coding sequence ATGTCAAATAAGATTGCTGTACTTTATAAAAGTAAATATGGTACTACAAGAACTTATGCTAAATGGATAGCCGATAAAGTTCATGGGGATCTTTATAATATTGATAATGTAACATTTCAAAATTTAGATACTTATGATTTTATAGTGTTTGCCGGTGCTTTGTATGCCGGAAAACTTTCATCTGCTAAAGGTATAAAAAAATTCTATAGTAAATTAAAGGGCAGAAAAAATTTATATTGCGTGATAGTTGGACTTACTAATCCTGAAGATAAAGAAACTTATAATAATGCTGTTAATCAGAATTTTAAGGCAGATGATAGAGAAAATATGAAATTTTATTTTTTAAGAGGAAGTTTAGATTTTGATAAGTTAAAAATTCACCATGCATTGATGATGTATATGCTTAAAAGAATAATATCTGCTAAAGCTATAAAAACTGAAGATGAAAAAGCATTATTAGAAAATTATGGTAAAAAAATAGACTTTCTTAATAAAACTTCAATTGAAGAAATAGTTTTGGATATAAAAAATAAGATTAAAGAACTTCAAAATAAGT